The Solanum pennellii chromosome 11, SPENNV200 genome contains a region encoding:
- the LOC107002970 gene encoding condensin complex subunit 3 yields MPVPAVDEEELQRKLTEKVARVLDDARSSQATHLRKLKELLALRSAMKSSEKFFDAFSRALTPIFDFQRRTASAERIIRFVTVFATARDAKSASDCDEFLERFLKFLLVAAVAANKTARIRACQIISEIIIRLPDDTEVSSDLWDEVLECMKLRVGDKVAAVRTFSVRALSRFVNDTENVDILELFLETLPLEQNADVRRTIVLCLPPSHASSAAIIECTLDVSESVRKAAYCVIASKFPLQSLSIKLRTLILERGLADRASSVVRECFNMLKDEWLTKCCNGDPLELLKYLDVETYESVGESAMDSLLKAGLIKLQDGQSMRQFLRSNNDAVEGQCNLSIQLMEAEVAFFWRAVCRHLQMEAQAKGSEAATTMGTESAVYAAEASDKNDLLDRVLPASIGDYVELIKAHTVAGINYRFASRQLLLLGAMLDFSDITNRRVANGFLQELLHIPLDHELDEHDNEVVIGDGINLGGDKDWAAAVAELTRKVHSAPGEFEEVVLRVVEELARPCRERTADFMQWLHCLAVISLLLEHAQSFRWMHGKAIEPTEVLHSVLLPGTKHVHVDVQRAAIRCLGLFGLLERRPSEDLVKQLRSSYVKGPSSITVMASKALIDLGLWHAPNIVDKAMNQDLSSQLQDHKINLSDIKFSIGSEDLEIELLDLLYAGLEKHNSGDSDDDDEHETVQTVLGEGFAKILLLSKKYPSIPTLSNPLLLAKLINLYFCSENKELERLKQCLSVFFEHYPSLSLNHKKCLSKAFMPVMRSLWPGINGNATGSSFMVSNMRKRATQASRFMVQMMQAPLYYEETAQANENDNENHNDSAEPSSVNESGEEGLAIRIAAEVASFHAKKTASEKAYVSALCKTLFLLHFRPTEQEAVKLMRQLLNRVALLAEKELLKELKQMAERLKGLDKSPDVKLSSDEVQLILGKLDLDITLDEDESMEVLPTPAPKSTRATRTRRRAKEAEESSSDEELLQSVVPTHPIVTSTRSQRASKTAALSKMTVKSTIKIDEYDDEEDEEEDADSQSEVTSDDDSDV; encoded by the exons ATGCCAGTTCCAGCAGTAGACGAAGAAGAATTGCAGCGAAAATTGACTGAAAAAGTTGCTAGGGTTTTAGACGATGCTCGATCATCCCAGGCAACGCATCTACGGAAGCTGAAGGAGCTTTTAGCTCTTCGTTCTGCTATGAAGTCCTCGGAGAAGTTTTTCGATGCATTTTCGAGAGCGTTAACGCCTATATTTGACTTTCAGCGTCGTACTGCTTCCGCTGAGCGAATCATTAGATTCGTTACTGTTTTCGCTACTGCTCGTGATGCTAAAAGTGCTTCGGATTGTGATGAGTTTTTGGAGAGATTTCTGAAGTTTTTGCTTGTGGCAGCTGTAGCAGCCAATAAGACTGCTAGGATTAGGGCTTGCCAGATAATTTCTGAG atCATAATACGATTGCCAGATGACACAGAAGTCAGCTCTGATCTTTGGGATGAAGTTTTAGAGTGCATGAAGTTGCGTGTTGGTGATAAGGTTGCTGCTGTCCGTACTTTTTCCGTGAGGGCGCTTTCACGGTTCGTGAATGACACAGAAAATGTTGACATTTTAGAACTATTTCTGGAGACACTTCCTCTTGAACAAAATGCG GATGTCCGCAGAACAATCGTCTTATGCCTTCCTCCATCTCATGCATCTTCTGCAGCAATAATTGAGTGTACCCTGGATGTGAGTGAATCAGTACGCAAAGCAGCTTATTGCGTCATTGCTAGTAAATTTCCTCTGCAGAGCCTCAG CATCAAGCTCAGAACACTTATTTTGGAGAGGGGACTTGCTGATCGTGCTTCATCTGTTGTAAGGGAGTGCTTTAATATGCTGAAAGATGAGTGGCTCACCAAGTGTTGCAACGGGGACCCACTAGAACTACTTAAATATCTTGATGTGGAAACATATGAATCAGTTGGAGAGTCTGCAATGGACAGTCTATTAAAAGCAGGATTGATTAAGTTACAAGATGGTCAAAGTATGAGGCAGTTTCTTAGATCAAATAATGACGCTGTCGAAG GTCAATGCAATCTTAGCATCCAACTCATGGAAGCAGAAGTTGCTTTCTTCTGGAGAGCTGTCTGTAGGCACTTGCAAATGGAGGCACAA GCAAAGGGCTCTGAAGCTGCTACAACAATGGGCACAGAATCTGCTGTATATGCAGCAGAAGCATCAGACAAAAATGATCTTCTTGACAGAGTTCTTCCTGCTTCAATTGgtgattatgttgaattgattaaaGCTCACACAGTTGCTG GAATCAATTACCGATTTGCCTCTCGCCAACTGCTATTGCTTGGTGCGATGCTTGATTTTTCTGACATTACCAACAGAAGGGTTGCGAATGGATTTCTGCAGGAGTTACTTCACATACCTCTTGATCATGAATTAGATGAGCATGACAATGAGGTTGTTATAGGAGATGGTATCAATCTTGGTGGTGATAAAGATTGGGCTGCTGCTGTGGCAGAGTTGACAAGAAAAGTCCATTCAGCTCCTGGAGAATTCGAAGAAGTAGTTTTACGGgtagtggaggaacttgctagACCTTGCAGAGAGAGGACTGCGGATTTCATGCAATGGCTGCACTGTCTTGCTGTGATTAGCCTTCTCTTAGAACATGCTCAGTCTTTTCGCTGGATGCATGGGAAAGCAATAGAACCAACTGAAGTTTTGCATTCTGTATTGCTTCCTGGG ACAAAACATGTCCACGTAGATGTTCAGAGGGCTGCTATTAGGTGCCTTGGTCTCTTTGGATTGTTAGAAAGGAGACCTAGTGAAGATTTAGTAAAGCAACTAAGATCTTCTTATGTTAAGGGTCCTTCTTCAATTACTGTTATGGCTTCTAAGGCATTGATTGACCTTGGATTGTGGCATGCTCCTAATATAGTTGATAAAGCAATGAACCAGGATCTCTCATCACAACTCCAagatcataaaataaatttatctgaTATCAAGTTCAGTATTGGAAGTGAGGATTTGGAGATAGAATTACTTGACCTATTATATGCTGGACTGGAGAAGCACAATTCAGGTGATTCTGATGACGATGATGAACATGAGACAGTTCAAACAGTTCTTGGTGAGGGATTTGCTAAGATTCTTCTGCTAAGTAAGAAGTATCCAAGCATACCTACATTGTCAAATCCTCTGCTATTAGCTAAGCTCATAAACTTGTATTTCTGTAGTGAGAATAAGGAACTTGAGAG GTTAAAGCAGTGCCTTTCTGTATTCTTTGAGCATTATCCATCCCTCTCGTTAAATCACAAG AAATGTTTATCCAAGGCTTTCATGCCGGTTATGCGCTCTTTGTGGCCAGGCATCAATGGCAATGCCACAGGATCTTCATTCATGGTCTCTAACATGCGAAAGCGTGCTACCCAAGCATCACGATTTATGGTGCAGATGATGCAGGCTCCCTTGTATTATGAGGAAACTGCGCAAGCCAACGAAAATGATAATGAAAACCACAATGATTCTGCTGAACCTTCTTCTGTGAATGAGAGTGGGGAAGAAGGGCTTGCAATCCGTATAGCAGCCGAG GTTGCCAGCTTCCATGCAAAGAAGACAGCTTCAGAAAAGGCATACGTTTCTGCACtgtgcaagacactattcttgCTTCACTTTAGACCGACAGAACAAGAGGCTGTTAAGTTAATGAGGCAGCTGTTGAATCGTGTTGCCTTACTAGCTGAAAAAGAGCTTCTTAAGGAGTTGAAACAGATGGCTGAGAGACTAAAGGGTTTAGATAAATCTCCGGACGTGAAGCTATCATCTGATGAAGTTCAACTTATTTTAG GAAAGTTGGATCTTGATATTACACTTGACGAGGATGAGTCTATGGAAGTACTGCCAACTCCAGCACCAAAATCAACTAGAGCTACTCGTACAAGGAGACGAGCTAAGGAAGCAGAAGAATCTTCATCAGATGAAGAACTCTTGCAATCTGTTGTTCCAACTCACCCTATTGTAACGAGTACTCGGTCACAGAGGGCTAGCAAGACTGCAGCATTGTCAAAGATGACTGTCAAAAGCACTATAAAAATCGACGAATATGAtgatgaggaagatgaagaagaggatGCAGATTCTCAGTCTGAAGTTACATCTGATGATGATTCTGATGTATAG